In Mycolicibacterium alvei, a single window of DNA contains:
- a CDS encoding phosphotransferase family protein, giving the protein MAYTSTRGDVGAGIDRVMRGWLPQRLTSGAATSMEISELSAPDAGYSGKTAFFTASWTDPQHQHHSKDLVLRLQAKDHQLFTTPDAPRQAEVMRRLGRHGIAVPQIVGVETDVSLLDAPFYVMRRVSGRTPSDVPSWHKRGWTAELSATERERLCDNGLRELVAVHQIDDPADLAFLRADGPDGATALQRYLTTLQNWYEWCRDDLKVGADPLGRALQVILDQAPSTSAETVVWGDARVGNMSFADDLSVAALFDWETASTGPADIDLGWWLMFETFLCESLGFTRPPGVPTDDEFVCRYREFGGTLTGDIVYYQLVAAFVLSLINNRLALLLVRDGLDAATARSYPQSAVDLVERYLRQL; this is encoded by the coding sequence GTGGCATACACGTCAACGCGCGGCGATGTCGGTGCAGGAATCGACCGCGTCATGCGCGGATGGCTGCCACAGCGGCTGACATCGGGGGCAGCCACATCGATGGAGATCTCGGAATTGAGCGCGCCGGACGCCGGCTACTCAGGGAAGACCGCGTTCTTCACCGCATCGTGGACCGATCCGCAGCACCAACATCATTCCAAGGACCTGGTGCTCCGTCTGCAGGCCAAAGACCATCAGTTGTTCACTACGCCCGATGCGCCCCGGCAGGCCGAGGTGATGCGCCGGCTTGGTCGACACGGGATTGCCGTGCCACAGATCGTGGGGGTCGAGACCGACGTTTCACTGCTGGACGCGCCGTTCTACGTGATGCGGCGGGTGTCCGGCCGCACCCCGTCGGATGTTCCGAGTTGGCATAAACGCGGGTGGACCGCGGAGTTGTCCGCGACCGAGCGGGAACGGCTGTGTGACAACGGGCTACGCGAACTGGTCGCCGTCCATCAGATCGACGATCCTGCAGACCTGGCATTCTTGCGTGCCGATGGTCCCGATGGCGCCACTGCCCTGCAGCGCTACCTGACCACCCTTCAGAACTGGTATGAGTGGTGCCGAGACGACCTCAAGGTCGGCGCTGACCCGCTCGGCCGCGCTCTGCAGGTCATCCTCGATCAAGCCCCCAGCACTAGTGCGGAGACAGTCGTGTGGGGCGATGCCCGGGTCGGAAATATGTCCTTCGCCGACGATCTCTCGGTGGCCGCCCTGTTCGACTGGGAGACAGCCAGTACCGGCCCCGCCGATATCGATCTCGGCTGGTGGCTCATGTTCGAGACGTTCCTCTGCGAATCACTCGGGTTCACCCGGCCCCCAGGGGTCCCGACCGATGACGAATTCGTATGCCGTTACCGGGAATTCGGCGGAACCTTGACCGGGGACATCGTCTACTACCAGCTCGTGGCCGCGTTCGTGCTGTCGCTGATCAACAATCGCCTCGCACTGCTGTTAGTGCGCGACGGCCTGGATGCGGCGACCGCACGCAGCTACCCGCAGTCCGCGGTCGACCTGGTCGAGCGGTACCTGCGGCAGCTGTGA
- a CDS encoding FAD-dependent oxidoreductase: MDAEVVIVGGGIAGCTLAIRLADAGIAVTVLEREQVYRDIVRGEAMVPWGFREAVELGVAEAILQTDGVSVMTKMVPYDEGFSVEQAQRRSRDLSTAVPGAPGVVGVGHPELRESLATAAAKAGAVVVRGVRKTSVTPGTAPSVSYEADDGEQTVQCRLVIGADGKMSATRSALGMALFTTQARVRLSGMLVDDGGVWDRAETAISVDGRNQYIVLPRADHRLRLYVGRSVDDPAPLKGITAVGEFMNAFRTPIFPNSDLLAASTPIGPCATFPMNDAWVDEPVAPGAALIGDAAGWSNPVTAQGLSISMRDARMLSESLLESADWTPQGLAGYVQERRKRMARLHFASALTDLLTGFGMPDRAARRSRMFGLLHRRPELGAALDAVHAGPWAAPDEAYTPDILTTLALA, from the coding sequence ATGGACGCCGAAGTCGTCATCGTTGGTGGCGGGATTGCCGGATGTACGCTCGCGATCCGGTTGGCCGACGCGGGCATCGCCGTGACGGTACTGGAGCGCGAGCAGGTCTACCGCGATATCGTGCGTGGAGAGGCCATGGTGCCCTGGGGTTTTCGTGAGGCGGTCGAACTGGGCGTCGCCGAGGCCATTCTCCAGACCGACGGTGTCTCGGTAATGACGAAGATGGTCCCGTACGACGAGGGCTTCAGCGTCGAGCAGGCACAACGGCGTTCCCGCGACTTGTCCACGGCGGTCCCGGGCGCGCCGGGCGTGGTGGGCGTGGGTCACCCGGAGTTGCGTGAGTCGCTGGCCACCGCCGCAGCGAAGGCCGGCGCAGTCGTGGTGCGCGGTGTCCGCAAGACCTCGGTGACGCCCGGTACGGCCCCGTCGGTCAGCTATGAGGCCGATGACGGAGAGCAAACAGTGCAGTGCCGCTTGGTGATCGGTGCCGACGGCAAGATGTCGGCCACCCGGTCGGCGCTCGGCATGGCGCTGTTCACGACGCAGGCCCGGGTCCGGTTATCGGGCATGCTCGTTGACGACGGGGGAGTCTGGGACCGCGCGGAGACGGCCATCTCGGTGGACGGCAGGAATCAGTACATTGTCCTCCCGCGCGCCGATCACCGATTGCGGCTCTACGTCGGTCGAAGCGTCGACGACCCCGCGCCGCTCAAGGGGATCACCGCGGTCGGCGAGTTCATGAACGCATTCCGGACCCCGATCTTCCCGAACTCCGATCTACTGGCGGCGTCCACCCCGATCGGTCCATGCGCGACATTTCCGATGAACGACGCCTGGGTCGATGAGCCCGTGGCGCCTGGCGCGGCACTGATCGGCGATGCGGCCGGCTGGAGCAATCCGGTGACGGCCCAGGGCCTCAGTATCAGCATGCGTGATGCGCGAATGCTGTCGGAATCACTTCTGGAAAGCGCTGATTGGACGCCCCAGGGACTTGCTGGGTATGTCCAGGAGCGACGCAAGCGAATGGCCCGGCTGCACTTCGCCAGCGCGCTGACGGACCTGCTCACCGGTTTCGGCATGCCGGACCGAGCGGCGCGCCGATCGCGGATGTTCGGACTACTACACCGCCGTCCCGAGCTGGGCGCGGCTCTGGACGCGGTGCACGCGGGGCCGTGGGCCGCCCCAGATGAGGCGTACACGCCCGACATCCTGACCACGCTGGCGCTGGCCTGA
- a CDS encoding TetR/AcrR family transcriptional regulator, giving the protein MGRRGGTQPSPISKVDVVEAAMRVVARSSLQELTVRSVAEECGVTAPAIHYHLRGGDDLADRVVEAVAAHIDVRMDPDASWIDQYLELVLAMDRAFLAYPGAGLHALTSTGPSAAATRLTDTALDILRRAGLTEDVAVQTFTATYLMFVGWLATRSRAERDSIHPALAAAGATSLGRDGGQPLEEAMRRILITAQGETT; this is encoded by the coding sequence ATGGGACGCCGAGGTGGCACACAGCCGTCCCCCATCTCGAAGGTCGATGTTGTCGAGGCCGCAATGCGCGTTGTCGCCCGATCCTCCCTGCAGGAGTTGACAGTTCGGTCAGTCGCCGAGGAATGTGGGGTGACGGCCCCGGCCATCCACTACCACCTACGCGGCGGTGATGATCTCGCCGATCGCGTTGTCGAGGCGGTGGCCGCGCACATCGATGTGCGGATGGACCCGGACGCTTCCTGGATCGACCAGTATCTCGAACTCGTCCTGGCAATGGACCGCGCGTTCTTGGCCTATCCGGGCGCCGGTCTGCACGCGCTGACGTCGACGGGCCCATCAGCTGCGGCCACCCGGCTCACCGACACCGCCCTGGACATCCTGCGCCGCGCGGGACTTACCGAAGACGTGGCCGTGCAGACCTTTACCGCAACGTACTTGATGTTTGTCGGCTGGCTCGCAACCCGAAGTCGCGCCGAACGCGACAGCATCCACCCCGCGCTGGCCGCTGCCGGCGCGACCAGCCTGGGCCGCGACGGTGGCCAACCGCTCGAAGAGGCAATGCGCCGCATTCTGATCACCGCACAAGGAGAAACCACATGA
- a CDS encoding nuclear transport factor 2 family protein → MTDHDASWVKGYYADWDSGDAEAISAWFDDDVVLEDVPTGHIARGASEARAFVDGALKLVPGASYDVLTALVSGDKFAVEWVMQPAGLHGASVGTVRNGKVLTNRDFWDASPKK, encoded by the coding sequence ATGACCGACCACGACGCATCCTGGGTCAAGGGCTACTACGCGGACTGGGATTCCGGTGACGCCGAGGCGATCAGCGCCTGGTTCGACGACGATGTCGTCCTCGAAGACGTGCCGACCGGCCATATCGCCAGGGGCGCAAGCGAAGCCCGCGCGTTCGTCGACGGTGCACTCAAACTTGTGCCCGGCGCCAGCTACGACGTTCTTACCGCGTTGGTCAGCGGCGACAAGTTCGCCGTCGAGTGGGTGATGCAACCGGCCGGTCTGCACGGCGCGTCGGTCGGAACCGTGCGCAACGGCAAGGTGCTAACCAACCGCGACTTCTGGGATGCCTCACCCAAGAAGTGA
- a CDS encoding NAD(P)-dependent oxidoreductase, which translates to MTSTIGFIGAGRLGEPMVMRLLGAGHRVLVYSRRDEVRHRVTAGGATLAGSVAELASRSDILISCLFSDAQLCEIGLGPDGFIANAKPGSVFVSHTTGTVSTLEALRDSSPSAPVILDAPVSGTAENISAGTLTVLVGGPADAVERVTPVLAAYADPVVPTGELGSALAIKLINNLLFAANAQLVAAATQLGGKLNVDPDALLSALQVCSGRSSAADHTHRIGGIDRFTELAGPFLRKDVAACREAAAGAGVDLGLLGNVVHDGPLMLEDGAD; encoded by the coding sequence GTGACGAGCACAATCGGTTTCATCGGAGCCGGCCGACTCGGCGAACCGATGGTCATGCGGTTGCTCGGCGCCGGTCACCGCGTGCTGGTTTATAGCCGTCGAGACGAGGTCCGCCACCGCGTCACGGCGGGTGGTGCCACATTGGCCGGCTCCGTGGCCGAATTGGCATCACGGAGCGACATCTTGATCTCGTGCCTGTTCTCCGACGCGCAACTGTGCGAAATAGGCTTGGGCCCCGACGGTTTCATTGCCAACGCCAAGCCCGGTTCGGTGTTCGTCTCGCACACCACCGGCACCGTATCCACTCTCGAAGCATTGCGGGACAGCTCACCCTCGGCGCCAGTGATCCTGGACGCGCCAGTCAGCGGCACAGCGGAGAACATCTCCGCGGGTACGCTGACTGTGCTGGTCGGCGGACCGGCCGACGCCGTCGAACGGGTGACGCCGGTGCTGGCCGCGTACGCCGATCCGGTTGTGCCGACCGGCGAGTTGGGCAGTGCGCTGGCCATCAAGCTGATCAACAATCTGCTGTTCGCCGCCAATGCCCAGCTTGTTGCTGCGGCAACGCAACTGGGTGGCAAGCTGAACGTCGATCCGGACGCGTTGCTGTCTGCACTTCAGGTGTGCAGTGGCCGAAGCAGTGCCGCCGACCACACCCACCGTATCGGCGGAATCGACCGGTTCACGGAATTGGCCGGGCCGTTTCTACGCAAGGACGTCGCGGCGTGCCGGGAGGCAGCGGCGGGGGCGGGCGTTGATCTCGGTCTCTTGGGAAATGTCGTGCACGACGGCCCGCTGATGCTGGAGGACGGCGCCGACTGA
- a CDS encoding class I adenylate-forming enzyme family protein, producing the protein MAEYRADTTVYDGDSPNFVINRSFASARELLDAAALAHGGREAYVEPGARVTFAEWIGRARSVAAQFAELGVGKGDVVTLWLPSGIDYATCYAAAAMIGAITTGLNPRLGRREITSIVQQSDPALIVVDDALGELPIAGRRVLRREALSTDSSEVAPPVELTRRDPVALIFTSGTTGTPKGAVYDADRLAAGAAAAGVMSAPYDRRLTSTPFAHAGYMFKLWDQLLWGITLVIPPAPWSAQGMFDVLRDERITVAGAVPTQWTKLLDVEGVNPQELPHLRIGVVATAPASPDLVRRVAQQIGVPLVVRYAMTECPTISGTAPEDTPEVQFRSVGRPAAGTEVRIGPDGVVEVSGPCVMRGYWRNPELTAEVLRDGWLRTGDIGVLGDDGNLILVGRRGDMYIRGGYNVHPGEVERTLGDHPGVKQAAVIGRPAPVIGEIGVAFVVARDPTDPPTLAELRTHVAAELADYKAPDELLIVDELPLTAMLKPDRAALRELIAVHDNEEGGRQELEEFLHRRMQ; encoded by the coding sequence ATGGCTGAATACCGCGCCGACACTACGGTTTATGACGGAGATTCACCGAATTTCGTCATAAACCGTAGCTTCGCGAGTGCGCGGGAGCTGTTGGACGCCGCGGCGCTGGCTCACGGGGGCCGGGAGGCCTACGTGGAGCCCGGTGCGCGGGTCACGTTCGCCGAGTGGATCGGCCGCGCACGTAGCGTCGCCGCGCAGTTCGCCGAGCTCGGGGTCGGCAAGGGCGACGTGGTCACATTGTGGCTACCGTCGGGCATTGACTACGCGACGTGCTACGCCGCAGCGGCGATGATCGGAGCCATTACCACTGGCCTCAACCCGCGGTTGGGTCGGCGTGAAATCACATCTATTGTGCAACAGTCCGATCCGGCGCTGATTGTCGTCGATGACGCTCTCGGGGAGCTGCCCATTGCCGGGCGCCGCGTGCTGCGACGCGAGGCCCTGTCAACCGACTCCAGTGAAGTGGCGCCACCGGTCGAACTCACCCGACGCGATCCCGTGGCACTGATCTTCACCAGCGGCACCACCGGAACCCCCAAAGGTGCGGTGTACGACGCCGACCGATTGGCGGCCGGAGCCGCAGCAGCCGGCGTGATGAGCGCTCCCTACGATCGGCGGCTCACCTCGACGCCGTTCGCACATGCCGGCTACATGTTCAAGCTGTGGGATCAGCTGTTGTGGGGTATCACGCTGGTGATCCCGCCGGCACCGTGGTCGGCTCAGGGCATGTTCGATGTGCTGCGCGACGAGCGGATAACCGTCGCCGGCGCGGTGCCGACCCAGTGGACCAAACTGCTCGACGTCGAAGGTGTGAATCCACAGGAATTGCCGCACCTGCGGATCGGTGTGGTGGCGACCGCGCCGGCATCCCCCGATCTGGTGCGCCGGGTCGCCCAGCAGATCGGGGTGCCGCTGGTGGTGCGATACGCGATGACCGAATGTCCGACCATCAGCGGCACCGCACCCGAAGACACGCCCGAGGTACAGTTCCGCAGCGTCGGACGGCCCGCGGCGGGGACCGAGGTACGTATCGGACCCGACGGTGTCGTCGAGGTCAGTGGTCCGTGCGTGATGCGCGGCTACTGGCGAAACCCGGAACTCACCGCAGAGGTACTGCGGGACGGCTGGCTACGTACCGGCGACATCGGGGTTCTCGGCGACGATGGCAACCTCATCCTGGTGGGACGCCGGGGCGACATGTACATCCGGGGCGGCTACAACGTGCACCCTGGTGAAGTGGAGCGGACCCTCGGTGACCACCCCGGGGTCAAACAGGCCGCAGTCATCGGCCGTCCCGCACCGGTGATCGGGGAGATCGGCGTCGCCTTCGTGGTGGCGCGTGACCCTACCGATCCACCGACGCTGGCCGAGCTGCGCACTCATGTGGCAGCCGAACTGGCCGACTACAAGGCACCCGACGAACTGCTGATTGTCGACGAACTGCCCTTGACTGCAATGCTCAAGCCGGACCGGGCGGCGCTGCGGGAGCTTATTGCTGTGCACGACAACGAGGAAGGCGGCCGGCAAGAGCTAGAGGAGTTCTTGCATAGGAGAATGCAGTGA
- a CDS encoding acetyl-CoA acetyltransferase — protein sequence MSRGVAIAGVALSDVGRVDDKSPYELIAQASRRALADAGLTPADVDGLASTGQGTLPPVDVGEYLGLRPRWIDSTAVGGASWEVMAAHAADAIAAGHADVVLLTYGSTARADLRKGLRGANINWGSRGPLQWEAPYGHTLVSKYAMAARRHMYTYGTTIEQLAEVAVSARFNAADNPEAYYRDPITIDDVLAGPMIADPFTKLHCCIRSDGGAAAVLVSADRAKDLKGKPVWVLGTGETTSHMLTSQWDDLTVGPASVSGPLAFARAGVTPADVDVAELYDAFTYMLLLTLEDLGFCPKGEGGAFVESGALRLGGALPTNTDGGGLSACHPGQRGLFLLVEAARQLRGECGPRQVPDAKIACVSGTGGWFCSSGTVILGAEEP from the coding sequence CGGGCACTGGCTGATGCCGGGCTGACGCCGGCCGATGTCGATGGGTTGGCCTCCACCGGTCAGGGCACCCTGCCCCCGGTCGACGTCGGTGAGTATCTCGGTCTGCGCCCCCGATGGATTGATTCGACAGCTGTCGGGGGTGCGTCGTGGGAGGTGATGGCCGCGCACGCGGCCGACGCGATCGCCGCCGGGCACGCCGACGTGGTGCTACTCACTTACGGTTCCACCGCGCGTGCGGATCTTCGAAAAGGCTTGCGGGGAGCCAATATCAACTGGGGTTCGCGCGGGCCACTGCAGTGGGAGGCTCCGTACGGGCACACACTGGTCTCCAAGTACGCGATGGCAGCGCGCCGGCACATGTACACCTACGGCACCACCATCGAGCAGCTGGCCGAGGTTGCGGTGTCCGCCCGGTTCAACGCGGCGGACAATCCCGAGGCGTACTACCGGGATCCGATCACCATCGATGACGTGTTGGCCGGGCCGATGATCGCCGACCCTTTCACGAAACTGCACTGCTGTATCCGCAGTGACGGCGGAGCAGCTGCCGTGCTGGTCAGCGCCGACCGCGCGAAAGATTTGAAGGGCAAACCGGTCTGGGTGCTCGGAACGGGGGAGACCACCTCCCACATGCTCACCTCGCAGTGGGACGACCTGACTGTCGGTCCGGCGTCGGTGAGCGGGCCACTGGCCTTCGCCCGCGCCGGTGTGACGCCGGCGGATGTGGATGTGGCCGAGCTCTACGACGCGTTCACCTACATGCTGCTGCTCACGCTGGAAGATCTCGGCTTCTGCCCGAAGGGGGAGGGTGGCGCGTTCGTCGAGTCTGGCGCACTGCGCCTGGGCGGCGCACTGCCGACCAACACCGACGGCGGCGGGCTGTCGGCGTGCCACCCCGGGCAGCGCGGTCTGTTCCTGTTAGTCGAGGCGGCACGCCAATTACGCGGGGAATGCGGGCCGCGGCAGGTGCCTGACGCCAAGATCGCCTGTGTCAGTGGTACCGGCGGTTGGTTCTGTTCCAGTGGCACAGTGATTCTCGGCGCCGAGGAGCCCTAG